Within the Phosphitispora fastidiosa genome, the region GCCCTTATACGGCTCAGGCGGCCTGACCTTACGGATGTTTGCTGCCAGAGCCCCGACAGCCTCCTTGTCAGCACCCTTTACAATTACCTTTGTAGCAGCAGGCACTTCAATTTCAATACCTTCTTTTGGTTCAATTTCCACGGGATGTGAATAACCAACCGTAAGTACCAGCTTATTGCCCTGTTTGGCGGCCCGGTAACCGACGCCTACCAGGTCAAGAGACTTCTGAAAGCCTTTGGTTACCCCTTCCACCATGTTGTTTATCAGGCTTCTTGTCAGCCCGTGCAGTGACTTGTGGAACTTCTCTTCACTTGGCCTTTTTACTAAAAGCTGACCATCTTCGAGTTCCAGGATCATGTCATTATGGACCGTTCTGGTCAGTTGTCCATTAGGTCCTTTGACTGTTACAACACTGCCCTCGATTTTTATATCAACCCCCTGAGGGATATTTATGGGCATTCTACCTATCCTGGACATGATTACACCTCCTGTGCACTATAATTGTACCGAAATAACGTGATATGTCATGCCAGTTTACCAGATATAACAGACTACTTCTCCGCCCAGTCCTTGTTTCCTGGCATCCCGGTCAGCCATAATCCCCTTGGAAGTGGAGATTACTGCAGTACCTAGACCCCCAAGAACCTTGGGAACTTCATCTTTTTTGGCATATACACGCAAACCTGGCTTACTGATACGCTTTAAGCCGGTAATTACTTTTTCTTTGTTAGGACCATACTTTAGGTAGACCCTAATAACGCCCTGCTTACCGTCAT harbors:
- the rplF gene encoding 50S ribosomal protein L6; the protein is MSRIGRMPINIPQGVDIKIEGSVVTVKGPNGQLTRTVHNDMILELEDGQLLVKRPSEEKFHKSLHGLTRSLINNMVEGVTKGFQKSLDLVGVGYRAAKQGNKLVLTVGYSHPVEIEPKEGIEIEVPAATKVIVKGADKEAVGALAANIRKVRPPEPYKGKGIKYDTERIRRKAGKAGTKK
- the rpsH gene encoding 30S ribosomal protein S8, with the translated sequence MVMTDPVADFLTRVRNANMVHHERLEIPASKMKKAIAEIFKSEGYIKDCEFIDDGKQGVIRVYLKYGPNKEKVITGLKRISKPGLRVYAKKDEVPKVLGGLGTAVISTSKGIMADRDARKQGLGGEVVCYIW